The genomic interval CGCCATAATCAATTACAAGGCTAGGTACACAAAATTTTTCATCAGGCCGAAAAAGACCGGGGCCGCTTTTGCGGCCCCGGTGCGTTCTACTTGTCGCGGCGCTCGTACTCGCCTTCGATCACGTTCGGGCGATGGCCGCCCTCACGCGGCTGCGCCTGGAACGGGTCGTCCTGGAACGCTCGCTGGCGCATGGCCTGGGCCTCGGCACGCTCGCGCATCTTGCGCGCAGCCAGATGACGGGTGAACGGCAGGAGGCACACCAGGCCGAGCACGTCGCTGATGAAGCCTGGCAACAGCAGCAGGCCGCCACCGACGGCCAGCATCATGCCCTGGAACATGTCTTCGGCGGGCAGTTCACCGCGCTGCAGGCTCTCACGGGCACGCAATGCGGTGGCCAGCCCGGCCACCCGCATCACCAGCACGCCCAAGGCGGAGCCGGCGATGATCAGCAGCAGCGCCGGGAAGAACCCGATCGCGGCACTGACCTTCACGAACACGAACAGCTCCAGCACGGGAAACAGCAGAAACAACAGTAGAAAAGCACGCATCAAAGCAATCCTCGTTGGAAGACAACCTTCCTGTAAGACCTACAGATGGATGCAGATGCTCGGTTTTTCAACCCTCGACCTGCGCCGCAGTAGGCCACTGGTCAGCGCGCGCCAGCAAAACAAGGGCTTCGCGGACTTGTGTCGGCGTATTGCAAATACTGGGAAAAGGCAACCAGTGCACCGCCTGGCCAATGCGCAGGTGCATGCCCTCGCTGTCCACCCCGGCCATCTGCGCCGGCACATGCTGTGGCAGGTCGGTCAGCGCTACATAGTGGGCGATGGCGTTGGCATGATCGCTGTTCATGTGCTCGACCATGCTCGCCTCGGCTTTGCCGGCGAACGGGTTGGGCAAGGTCACCTGGTCGAGCCAGTGGATCGCGCCAAAGCCGCCAATGTAGCGGTGACGCACGGGCTGCAATACCCAGAAGTCGAAGTCGTGGGCCTTGTGGTAGTTGGCTGCGTCCGGGAAATAGCGGTAGTAGCGCTCGGCAGCCGCTTCCACAGTGGCCTCGTCGACCAGCTTGTGCGCCTCGGCCATCACGGTCAGGCGCCCTACTGCCTGCACATCCTCGGCCTCGCGCTCACCCACCAGCAGCGAGCACTTGGGGTCTTTCTGCAGGTTGTGGGTGTGCTGGGCGATGCGGCTGATCAGGATCAACGGGTTACCGTCGGCGTCAAGGCAATACGGCACGACCGAGCCGAACGGGTAGCCCGGCATTGACTTGGAATGGGTCGAGAGCACGCCGCGGTACTCCTTGAGCAGCAGTTCCCGGGCTGGGCGGATGGCGTTGGTACTCACTTGAGGGCAGCTCCTGGCGGACTGGGAGGGGGACAAGAT from Pseudomonas fortuita carries:
- a CDS encoding HugZ family pyridoxamine 5'-phosphate oxidase, giving the protein MSTNAIRPARELLLKEYRGVLSTHSKSMPGYPFGSVVPYCLDADGNPLILISRIAQHTHNLQKDPKCSLLVGEREAEDVQAVGRLTVMAEAHKLVDEATVEAAAERYYRYFPDAANYHKAHDFDFWVLQPVRHRYIGGFGAIHWLDQVTLPNPFAGKAEASMVEHMNSDHANAIAHYVALTDLPQHVPAQMAGVDSEGMHLRIGQAVHWLPFPSICNTPTQVREALVLLARADQWPTAAQVEG
- a CDS encoding FxsA family protein; the encoded protein is MRAFLLLFLLFPVLELFVFVKVSAAIGFFPALLLIIAGSALGVLVMRVAGLATALRARESLQRGELPAEDMFQGMMLAVGGGLLLLPGFISDVLGLVCLLPFTRHLAARKMRERAEAQAMRQRAFQDDPFQAQPREGGHRPNVIEGEYERRDK